taaataaattttgtttattttcttttgataaaataattaatttaaattattattataatttattttgaataaaatgcaaattattataaaattaatttcattataCATAttccaattaattttttataaaatttaatataaatatttaatttaataattattaaatttcatatatatatatatataataaaaaggtATTTCTATAGGAAAATATAGTGTGACattcttttttataattaataaaaaatttaaaatattatattattttatatattaaaattaaaaaaattacaaattaaaattataattttcatataatatgttttttttataataattattatgtaattaataaatattaaactatataacattttttattatatgtaattacaaattaattaataattatcttattattattataataaatagtcattattataaaataattaataatatattaacatatattaattatatatatttatgtcgatattatatataaataaatgttaattatttttattataaaatttttattaaaaaatttaaaaaataaaagtaatataaaataattaattaaaaatttaaaacattgaattaattttatatattaaaattaaaaaatataaaaaaaattattaatagttaGTCCATTAGGGCAGGTAACCAGCAAATTACATAATCATATCATAATATCAACAATACTAAATAAGTATATATAAGCCATATGTTTAATATGAAAGCATATAAACACGGGCTAACAGTGTCATCTAGCTAAGTCACCAAGGGTTTTTTAGTTTTTGTCCCCAAAAAAAACCTTGGAATAAAACCCTTGGTGAAGAGTAGGGGTGTGTGTGTGCTGTTGAAGAGTTAGAGCTCGGGAAGCTAGAGAAATCGGGAGGCAGGAGAGATGGACGCGATGAGGAAACAGCTGGATGTGCTCATGGGAGCGAATCGAAACGGTGACGTCAGGGAAGTGAATCGCAAGTACTACGACCGTGATGTGTGTCGCATGTACTTGGTTGGCCTTTGCCCCCACGAACTCTTCCAATTAACGGTACTTCAGTTTCATCAATTGTCCCAATGATTCTTGtttatttacatatatatattatttttattgaaacCCTAGTGCCACAGTATGATCAATTTGCTGTAGAGAAGGATGGTGGGTGTTTGTTTGATGAGAAAACGGAGCAATGCAATGGGTTATGCTCGGAATTTGTTTGATATTGCTCTTTTTAAGCCCACTTTTCTGGGCAACCAAACAGAGAGCTAGTGAGTTTTTGAAATTCTAGTTAGAGATTCCTGGATGGGATCGAACTAGGTAGAGTTGCATGTCTGCATAATGGCATAAGTATATGCTGAACCAAACTAAACGTCAGTCAGAAAGTAACTCAAGTGTCTCAGTTTGAAAGGATATATTGAAtactgttgttaaaaatttatgtAACTTTCTACACGCGGTTAGTGCAAATTTTCCTTCCGAGACTGCAAATTTTCCCCCCTTGGCATTTGCATGATGAGTTATTATTCAAAATTaagttgagtttttttttttttttttttttttttaaactttagGGAGAGAGTTCAGAAATTTCTAGAGAGAGGACTGTCAGATTTAATTGAAGTGATATTTTGCTCTATGCTTGAAGTACATAAGCGGTGCTGATTGTTGTTATTTTAATAATTACGATGGTTCTGATTTTTTATTCTgagtatgcttttttttttttttaattttatttttgttgtgtTTTGGTTTCAGAAAATGGATATGGGGCCGTGTCCTAAGGTCCATTCACTACAGCTGAGGAAAGAGTATCCTTTATTAGCTTTGTGTTATTTtttatactctctctctctcttttcacaTGTGTGTGTGAGAGCACACATGCATGCTCTGTTTCTCTACGTTCAATTATGATCAATTTAAAAGACCAATGCCCATCTGGAGCAAATTTCATCCAATGGTTTGTTGCGGTAGTTTATACCTTCCTTTTTATGTGGTTCTTTAACTTTACATAGATATGGAGAGGCAAGGGCAAAAGGTATTGATAACTATGACAGAGAGTTGGAGGATGTTATAGATCGGCTCATTGTTGAGTGTGATAAAAAAATCAGCAGAGCTCTTAAGCGACTTGAGGCTGAGGATGCAAAGGCTGCTATTGCAATATCAGTCTCTGAGGTTACGCAGGTGATTTTAGAGCTTTCAGTGTATGTTTGAATTTTTAAAtgtttgataattttatttaattggaaagaATTCTTTCTTGAAATTGCAGAATCCAGAGATAATTGAGTTATCAAAGCAGATCAAGGAGAAGTTGAAAGAAGCTGATAAATATGGTAAGAAATACAGGAAGTAGTTTATGACTCAGTATTGATGAAATGTTTTtctgtaattttttaaaattgttactGTGGTCTAAACTGTAAATAAATAATGATTGTAACAATTCTGTAAAACTCGGAATGTAGTCAAGTTTTACATGAAAGAGGTTTGAGTTTGTGGAAATCAGGGTTTTGAACGCATTACTTGTTTGGGAGGCTCATCTTTTTGGGAATTGATTGATGAATGCTGAAATAAACTAAATGATATGAAAGTGGGAAAATATGACCTATTCTTTAGAATATTATGTGCTATCTGATATACAGGCAATTATACAATAATAGTCTTTCTTGTAATATTCTTATACATTTGCATTTGGGTGGTTTCAAGTCATTTGAATGTCTAATGATGCTCAAAGGTTTCTTGCCATTAAGTTACTGTGATTCTAGTAAATCTAAGTGGTTTGTAAGGTGCTTGTATTAGTAGATAAATGCTGGTATAATTTTGCAGATCTTGAAGGCAAGACAGATTTTAAGATTCAAGCTATGGAAGAGGTGGAAAAACTTAGAAGTGAAAGAGCAGAGAAGCAGGTATGAAGGGGCTTCATTAGGCTTGGAATTTGTGGCAAATtactgaattttttttctttttggtgttgtttgtatatttacattttttacCTTTCACAAAAATTCTGTGATATTAAATAATGTGCAATTATTTCTGACAGTCTGCACTACTTTTGGAAGCCTTCAACAAAGATAGGGCGTCTTTGCCTCAACCCTTGCCAAACCCACCTCCATTGGCACCCTTGCCTATGCCTGCTCCAGATCCTCGTACCCAAGAAATGATAAATGAGAAGCTGAAGAAGGCGGAGGATCTTGGTAAGGGACTGCTTGCACATACTTGTTAGATTAAGATGTTAAACTAGAACTTTCTTGTGCGCTCTGTACAATTGTACTATACGCTTAGTTTTCTCTTGGCACAGTTGTAATATACTGTTAGTTTTCTGTTGGCCAGTTATATGTTTATGCAGAAAGAattgatttgtgaattatattTGTCCATGTTATTAGAGATACATGGCCAGGGATATGGATTGCAAAAGGTTACATAATATTTGTGATAGATTGATTTGTGTCAATTATGGAATCTTTATTGGACTTCAGGACATTAAGCTTTTAATATTTTTCGTTCTTCTGTATCTTGTAGATTTGCATGATCTATGCTTTATGTTTTACCTAGTTCTACTTCTACAATTTTTGTTTCTAGTATTTGTTTTTGTGTAGTTCTCAAGGCCCTGTGCATGCTTCAGGTGAGCAAGGAATGGTAGATGAGGCTCAAAAAGCTTTGGAAGAGGCTGAGGCACTTAAGAAGGTTTCTGATTCTTAAGATCTTGTCTTACAATGATTTTGATTTCGTTCTTTGTTTTTCTGCTTTTATTTTCTTCCTCTGTTTGCTTTTTGTTGCCCAACCCCTTCCCTTTCTATTTCCCCCAAAGTTGGTTTATTTACAACTTATTTAATAGTTCTACTTAATTTTCTTCAGCTTCCTGCGAGGCAAGAACCTGCACTGGATTCCTCCAAGTACACTGCTGCTGATGTCCGCATTGTGAgtctattttcttgttattttagTTGGTTCTTTGTGATattattaaaaaacaaaaaatctcagattgaaattatttaaaaagaTCAAGTGCTTCCAAGGAATCACATCTTATTGTACATGCATCACACCACAAAGCAATTctcccaatttttttttaataaccaGTGTGCTATAGGAAAACAAGTACTTTACACATTAAAATATTCTTCACTCAAAATAATCAGACTATTTTAGCCTTCTCAAAATAGTCAAAATAATTTGACTATTTCACTCAAAAGCTATCAGAAGTTTCATGCAAGATACACTTCTGTCACTTCTAAAT
This sequence is a window from Hevea brasiliensis isolate MT/VB/25A 57/8 chromosome 10, ASM3005281v1, whole genome shotgun sequence. Protein-coding genes within it:
- the LOC110639112 gene encoding uncharacterized protein LOC110639112 isoform X1; amino-acid sequence: MDAMRKQLDVLMGANRNGDVREVNRKYYDRDVCRMYLVGLCPHELFQLTKMDMGPCPKVHSLQLRKEYGEARAKGIDNYDRELEDVIDRLIVECDKKISRALKRLEAEDAKAAIAISVSEVTQNPEIIELSKQIKEKLKEADKYDLEGKTDFKIQAMEEVEKLRSERAEKQSALLLEAFNKDRASLPQPLPNPPPLAPLPMPAPDPRTQEMINEKLKKAEDLGEQGMVDEAQKALEEAEALKKLPARQEPALDSSKYTAADVRITDQKLRVCDICGAFLSVYDSDRRLADHFGGKLHLGYMQIREKLTELQEERNKLRRGDRYDDRRSKEGSRDRDRESSKDRDRVDSRDRERDYDRRSRDHDRHYDRDRGYERERDRDSDRSRSYDSRSRHRSRSRSREQSRDNDRHSRRYDRY
- the LOC110639112 gene encoding uncharacterized protein LOC110639112 isoform X2; the encoded protein is MDAMRKQLDVLMGANRNGDVREVNRKYYDRDVCRMYLVGLCPHELFQLTKMDMGPCPKVHSLQLRKEYGEARAKGIDNYDRELEDVIDRLIVECDKKISRALKRLEAEDAKAAIAISVSEVTQNPEIIELSKQIKEKLKEADKYDLEGKTDFKIQAMEEVEKLRSERAEKQSALLLEAFNKDRASLPQPLPNPPPLAPLPMPAPDPRTQEMINEKLKKAEDLGEQGMVDEAQKALEEAEALKKLPARQEPALDSSKYTAADVRITDQKLRVCDICGAFLSVYDSDRRLADHFGGKLHLGYMQIREKLTELQEERNKLRRGDRYDDRRSKEGSRDRDRESSKDRDRVDSRDRERDYDRRSRDHDRHYDRDRGYERERDRDSDRSRSYDSRSRHRSRSRSREQSRDNDRHRRYDRY